Sequence from the Maribellus comscasis genome:
TCAATCGTACTTTGTAACCGAACTCTGCCATAATCGGATAGCTATAGGTGTTAAAAATACATTTATTGAGAAAATTTCAAGTCCAGTACATGGAACTTTAGTAATATATTGTTTAATTTGAACTTCTAAAATACTTAATCATCCTTTCTTCAAAGTTCAAAAACAACTAAAAAGAATTTAATTATGAAAATGTGTAAACTGTTCGTTGGAATGATAATCAGCTTTTATGTATTGGGCACAAATTCGGTATTTGCCCAAGGTGGAGATCAGATTTTAGACGGGATTGGAGAAACGGGATTAATTTCCCGCTATACATTTGAAGGGAATGCAAAAGATTGGTCCCGTAACAATCTACACGGCAGCATTCATGGCTCCGGATTCAAATTTGAAGATGACGATTTGTTTGGCAAGGTACTCTCTTTGCCGGAAGATGGTGAAGCGTTTATCTCAATCCCGGGACAATCCGTGATTGGAGAAGAATCGTTAAGTATCACCGGTTGGATCTACCTGCGTGCCGCAAAAAGCGGGCAGCTTTTTTTCGATTTTGGGAAAAACAGCCAGTCGCATTTCTTTGTTGCCCCGGCAGGCAACGGGAACGAAGAAGGCTTTCTGGCTCAAATTATAACAAAATCGGATAAATATATTGCAAGTTCACCGGCAGTAGCTCCTTACAAGTGGAACCACCTGGCTGTTGTACTAAATGTTTCGGCAAAAACATTAAGTACCTACCTTAATGGAGAACTTGCTGGTGAGACAAAAAGTGTAGAGATGGAGTTAAATCAGCTTTTTGATAACAATTCAGGGGAAAATAATAAACTTTACATCGGAAAATCAATGGCTTCAGACAAACCGTCTTTAAATGCCAAATTGTATGATTTCAGAATCTACAGAATCCCTTTAAGTGAAAGACAAGTTAAAAGAATTCATGATAATGCTCTGAAAGAGGAAGAGGCGGTAGTCAGGACAAGAATAGAACCAGACCGGGATCTTCCAAAATTTCCAGAAACAACACCTCAATTATATAATGCTTATTTAACCAGCGTTCCGGATATTCAGGTAGAGACCGTAGTTGGATATCTTCCGAGTTTACCACGCTATGTAAAAGGAGTGTACAGCAACAAAATTGAAGGACCCGATGTGAGGGTACTTTGGCCATCACCTGAAGATAACAGCCAGGTACTTAGCCCCGGCACATACACGATAACGGGAAGAGTGGCGGGAACAGACATACAGCCCAAAGCATTTGTAAAAGTAAATGAGGAAAAAGACCCTGCCACCCCCAACCGAAAACTGGAGGTTTTTAATCTTGATCAGGTGGTACTAAATACAGATTTTCATCATCACAAAACAAAATTTATAGAAAACCGTGATAAATTTATAACAGGCCTCGCCAAAACAAATCCGGACAATTTCCTTTACATGTTTCGGAATGCCTTTGGGCAGGAACAACCTGAAGGAGCTCAACCACTGGGTGTATGGGACAGTCAGGAAACAAAACTGCGTGGCCATGCCACAGGACATTATCTTAGTGCCATCGCTCAGGCATATGCCAGTACTGGTTACGATGCCTCAGTCCAGGCCAACTTCGCTGATAAAATGGAGTATATGGTGAATACACTGTATGAATTGTCGCAAATGTCGGGACAGCCAAAAACAACCGGAGGAGAAAATGTGTCAGACCCATTGGCGGTACCTCCCGGTCCGGGAAAATCAGACTTTGATTCAGATTTGAGTGTTGAGGGAATCAGAACAGATTACTGGAATTGGGGGAAAGGATTTATCAGCGCCTATCCGCCAGACCAATTTATTATGTTGGAAAATGGGGCAAGCTATGGAACAGATAATACAAAGATTTGGGCTCCCTATTACACCTTACATAAAATCCTTGCCGGCCTAATGGACATTTATGAAGTGAGTGGCAATGAAAAGGCACTGGAAATAGTAAAATGCATGGGCGACTGGGTATTCGTTAGATTGAGTGAGGTGCCAACCCAAACACTAATAAGTATGTGGAACAGATACATTGCCGGAGAGTTTGGAGGAATGAACGAAGCGATGGCAAGACTATACCGCCTGACAAACGAACCTCGCTACATGGAAGTTGCGCAACTATTTGATAACATCAGAGTGTTTTTTGGCGATGCTGAACATGCTCACGGACTGGCAAAAAATGTGGATATGTTTCGGGGATTACACGCCAACCAGCACATACCTCAAATTATGGGGGCGCTTGAAATCTATCGCGATTCTGATTTGCCGGAATATTATCATATAGCCGATAATTTCTGGAATATGGCGACAAACGATTATATGTACAGTATCGGAGGAGTTGCAGGCGCACGTAATCCGGCGAATGCGGAATGTTTTACCAGTCAACCGGCAACGCTTTATGAGAACGGATTTTCTGCCGGTGGACAGAATGAAACCTGTGCAACATACAATATGCTAAAATTAACCCGGAATCTTTTTCTATTTGAGCAGCGGGCTGAGTTAATGGACTACTATGAACGCGGGCTTTACAATCATATTCTTGCTTCAGTTGCGGAGCACAGTCCTGCCAACACCTATCATGTTCCTCTCAGACCAGGTTCTGTAAAACGATTTGGGAACCCCGACATGAGCGGTTTTACCTGCTGTAACGGGACGGCTCTTGAAAGTAGCACAAAACTTCAAAACTCAATTTACTTCAAAAGTGCCGACAACAAGGCTTTGTATATAAACCTCTATGTGCCTTCTACACTAAACTGGACAGAAAAAAATATCACAGTAACACAAACAACGGCATTTCCAAAAGAAGACCATACCCGGTTAATCATAAATGGCAACGGCAGTTTTGACATTAATGTACGTGTGCCACACTGGGCAACAAAAGGATTTTTTGTAAAAATAAACGGGAAAGATGAAAAAATTAAGGCTAGCCCGGGAAGCTATCTTACATTAAGCCGTAAATGGAAAGACGGAGATACAGTTGAGTTGATTATGCCGTTTGAGTTTCATTTGGAACCCGTTATGGATCAGCAAAATATTGCCAGTTTATTTTACGGACCGGTTTTACTGGCCGCTCAGGAAGATGAACCACGAAAAGAATGGCGAAAAATAACACTGAATGCAAAAGATATAAGTAAATCAATATCAGGTGATGCTGAACAACTGCAATTTACCATTGACGGTGTTGTTTTTAAACCTTTTTATGAAACATATGGACGGCATTCGGTTTATCTGGATGTTACTTTAAAATAGTTACAAGACGTAATAAAAAACCTGCAATGAAAACTATCGACATCGAAAACTGGGACAGAAAAGAACACTTTCTGTTCTTTAGTCGGATGGATTATCCTCAATATAACATTTGTATGGATATTGATGTCACAAACTTTCTGGCTTTTATAAAAGCCAGAAAGTTATCGTTTTACTATTCGATGATTTATGTTGCATCAACTGCTTTAAACAGGATAAAAAATTTCAGATACCGGATAAGAGACGGTAAAGTTGTTTTGCACGATCAGATACATCCTTCATTCACCGATATGGATGAAGATAAAAACGCCGGATTGTTTAAATTCGTCACACTCGATTTGCGGGGTGATATTGAAACATTTGAAAAAAAAGCAAAAGAGGCGAACAAAAACCAAACGGAGTATTTTGAATTTGAAAAACTGGCAGGCCGGGATGATTTGATTTTTATTACCTGTATCCCATGGATTTCTTTTACGCATATTTCGCACACAATTTCCTTAAACAAAAACGATTCTGTCCCAAGAATTTCCTGGGGGAAATATTTTAAACGCGACGAAAAAGTTTGCTTACCATTTTCTGTTCAGGTAAACCACGCTCTTGTTGACGGCTTGCATATCGGAAAATATATTGATGAATTGCAGCAATATATAGACAACTTAAAATAGTGTTTTGCGGAATATAAAACAAACTTAAGCGGTGAGCCCTGGTCAAACAAATTTGTATCTTGCAAGAATGACCGACAATTTCATCGAATATCTGAAAAACTACATTCCTCTCGATAAAGAAGATATTTCAAAATTGTATACTTTTTCTGAAAAAAAGTGTATAAAAAAAATGAAATGATTTTTTGTGAAGGTAAGATTTCTCACGACATATATTTTGTAATAAAAGGCTGTGTACGGTTTTTTTATAATGTGCACGGGAAAGACCGTACAGCGTTTTTCTATACCGAAGGCCAGTTTATTTGCGCAGGCGAAAGCTACACCTTTCAGGTTCCTGCAAAAGAAAACTTTCAGGCCATTGAAGAGACTACGCTTATGATATTTAGTCGGAAAAATACAGATAAACTACTGAAAATTTCCCCAAAATTTGAGTTAATTGCACGGATAGCAACCGAAAATGAGTTGATAAGCTGTCAAAAAATTATTGCATCTTTTGTTACTCAATCTGCTGAAGAAAGATACAAGGAACTGCTAAACAACAACGGGAAGCTGTTTCAAAGGGTTCCCCAGCAGTATATCGCGTCGTTTCTGGGTGTATCTCCTGAAACGCTCTGCAGAATAAAAAAAAGAGTGCTGGGCTAATTCTTGACGAAGGTCAAGAAGATCTGTAAAAGAGTAAATTACCTTTGTTTGAAAAAACAATGAAAACAGAAAAAGTATTGATAGCCGGTGCATCGGGGTATTTGGGAAGACACATTACCAAACAAATAGTACACTCGGAATACGATTCCAGGCTCATCGTTCGTAACCTGAAAAAATCAGGATTTAATTTATCTGTTTATGATGTGGTTGAAGCAGAAGTAACAAAACCGGAAACCTTCAAAAACATTTTTAACGAAGTCGATTATGTTATCAGCACCGTAGGCATAACACGGCAGAAGGACGGGTTGACATATATGGATGTAGATTACCAGGCCAACGTAAATTTAATTGACGCTGCCAGGGCCGGCGGGGTCAAAAAATTCATTTATGTTTCTGTGCTTAACGGGCAGAAACTTCGCCATCTGAAAATTGGCGAAGCAAAAGAAAAACTGGTTGATTACCTGAAAAATTCAGGGATGGATTATTCAGTTATACGCCCCAATGGTTTCTTTTCTGACATGGCTGATTTTTTAAAAATGGCAAAAAGCGGAAAAGTTTATCTTTTTGGCGACGGGAAGTTAAAACTCAATCCGATTCATGGCGACGATCTGGCAGAGGTTTGTATTCATGCCATCCGTTCAAAAGAAAAGGAAATTAATGTTGGAGGCCCTGATATTCTGAGCCAGAATGAAATTGCAGAACTTGCCCTGAAAGCCTGTTCAAAACCAGTAAAAATAGTACATTTGCCCGACTGGATAAGAAAAGTTACACTTTGGACAGTAAGAACATTTACATCATCAAAAACATATGGCCCCATCGAATTTTTTCTTTCAACAATGGTTATGGAAATGGTGGCTCCCCGATACGGAACTAAAAAACTGGAAGATTTTTTTATTAAAAAAGTGAAAGAACAATAACCTTTAACAGAAGACCTTCATTATCACGATTACAATATCTTTTTTTTATGCGAATTTTGGCTCCCGGCTCTCTCCCGCAAAAGAAAACAAACAAACTAAGTGTTGAAAATTTCAGATGAAATAATTTCAGACAAAAAAGCCTTAAATCACCTGCGAGTCGGTTTATTTTATTATCTTACTGCAAAACAAAAGGATTGTATTATGAAATTAGGAGCGTTTTCTGTGAGTTTGAATGTGAAAGACATCAAAGTTTCAAAACAATTTTATGAAAACCTGGGATTCTCCGTTTTTGCAGGAGATGTAACACAAAATTACCTCATCATGAAAAATGAAAATTCATTGATTGGCTTATTCCAGGGAATGTTTGAAAATAATATCCTGACGTTCAATCCCGGCTGGGACGAGAATGCCAACACGCTCAAAAATTTTGACGATGTGCGTGACATTCAGAAAGATTTAAAAAGTAAAGGTATTAATCTGGAACGTGAAGCCGATGAAAACACCAGTGGTCCGGAAAATATCGTTTTATTTGATCCTGACGGTAATG
This genomic interval carries:
- a CDS encoding beta-L-arabinofuranosidase domain-containing protein; amino-acid sequence: MKMCKLFVGMIISFYVLGTNSVFAQGGDQILDGIGETGLISRYTFEGNAKDWSRNNLHGSIHGSGFKFEDDDLFGKVLSLPEDGEAFISIPGQSVIGEESLSITGWIYLRAAKSGQLFFDFGKNSQSHFFVAPAGNGNEEGFLAQIITKSDKYIASSPAVAPYKWNHLAVVLNVSAKTLSTYLNGELAGETKSVEMELNQLFDNNSGENNKLYIGKSMASDKPSLNAKLYDFRIYRIPLSERQVKRIHDNALKEEEAVVRTRIEPDRDLPKFPETTPQLYNAYLTSVPDIQVETVVGYLPSLPRYVKGVYSNKIEGPDVRVLWPSPEDNSQVLSPGTYTITGRVAGTDIQPKAFVKVNEEKDPATPNRKLEVFNLDQVVLNTDFHHHKTKFIENRDKFITGLAKTNPDNFLYMFRNAFGQEQPEGAQPLGVWDSQETKLRGHATGHYLSAIAQAYASTGYDASVQANFADKMEYMVNTLYELSQMSGQPKTTGGENVSDPLAVPPGPGKSDFDSDLSVEGIRTDYWNWGKGFISAYPPDQFIMLENGASYGTDNTKIWAPYYTLHKILAGLMDIYEVSGNEKALEIVKCMGDWVFVRLSEVPTQTLISMWNRYIAGEFGGMNEAMARLYRLTNEPRYMEVAQLFDNIRVFFGDAEHAHGLAKNVDMFRGLHANQHIPQIMGALEIYRDSDLPEYYHIADNFWNMATNDYMYSIGGVAGARNPANAECFTSQPATLYENGFSAGGQNETCATYNMLKLTRNLFLFEQRAELMDYYERGLYNHILASVAEHSPANTYHVPLRPGSVKRFGNPDMSGFTCCNGTALESSTKLQNSIYFKSADNKALYINLYVPSTLNWTEKNITVTQTTAFPKEDHTRLIINGNGSFDINVRVPHWATKGFFVKINGKDEKIKASPGSYLTLSRKWKDGDTVELIMPFEFHLEPVMDQQNIASLFYGPVLLAAQEDEPRKEWRKITLNAKDISKSISGDAEQLQFTIDGVVFKPFYETYGRHSVYLDVTLK
- a CDS encoding chloramphenicol acetyltransferase translates to MKTIDIENWDRKEHFLFFSRMDYPQYNICMDIDVTNFLAFIKARKLSFYYSMIYVASTALNRIKNFRYRIRDGKVVLHDQIHPSFTDMDEDKNAGLFKFVTLDLRGDIETFEKKAKEANKNQTEYFEFEKLAGRDDLIFITCIPWISFTHISHTISLNKNDSVPRISWGKYFKRDEKVCLPFSVQVNHALVDGLHIGKYIDELQQYIDNLK
- a CDS encoding Crp/Fnr family transcriptional regulator — protein: MYKKNEMIFCEGKISHDIYFVIKGCVRFFYNVHGKDRTAFFYTEGQFICAGESYTFQVPAKENFQAIEETTLMIFSRKNTDKLLKISPKFELIARIATENELISCQKIIASFVTQSAEERYKELLNNNGKLFQRVPQQYIASFLGVSPETLCRIKKRVLG
- a CDS encoding SDR family oxidoreductase, producing the protein MKTEKVLIAGASGYLGRHITKQIVHSEYDSRLIVRNLKKSGFNLSVYDVVEAEVTKPETFKNIFNEVDYVISTVGITRQKDGLTYMDVDYQANVNLIDAARAGGVKKFIYVSVLNGQKLRHLKIGEAKEKLVDYLKNSGMDYSVIRPNGFFSDMADFLKMAKSGKVYLFGDGKLKLNPIHGDDLAEVCIHAIRSKEKEINVGGPDILSQNEIAELALKACSKPVKIVHLPDWIRKVTLWTVRTFTSSKTYGPIEFFLSTMVMEMVAPRYGTKKLEDFFIKKVKEQ
- a CDS encoding VOC family protein; translated protein: MKLGAFSVSLNVKDIKVSKQFYENLGFSVFAGDVTQNYLIMKNENSLIGLFQGMFENNILTFNPGWDENANTLKNFDDVRDIQKDLKSKGINLEREADENTSGPENIVLFDPDGNVILIDQHV